The following proteins are co-located in the Styela clava chromosome 15, kaStyClav1.hap1.2, whole genome shotgun sequence genome:
- the LOC120333763 gene encoding uncharacterized protein LOC120333763 isoform X1: MGLTFSISKLLFYVFVVFILECYVVDLSYSTEIIIQPKAVIVKDVASPFECMDDEFQCKITGKCIARELVRNGIFNCGVNDTSDEDYPLERCHADEFRCRVNGQCIHRTHINRLLGLCTDGSDSGGVQNLPCRKDAEFRCPQGRCISRHYVRSRTSECPRSHQDEGEEFEWHCTDREFMCQVNGRCIPREKVRDHMKDCYDGEDEKESSILKVCGKNTGEYRCPGNARRCIPRHKVGDGKADCNRFRNSSDEIIGAIGSCSTFEFACLARQSTKNKIITIRCIPRSWVNDGVIQCPDGSDENAKKLICHPEEHSCDNGSRCLSNRKVCDGVVDCQDCSDEANTSLCPGEITGKYFVCPDSLELGDKFLRNGVVSSHCILRSYFCDGKIDCADGSDEENSGSGMKCRVHRNKKGSFGEVCSIPRSLLDDGVVDCADGSDESTIISVADKRVTCLGFGGNPEKNSDGTIFQRQVCDGVFDCPDLTDECLCGKRMFNNQVGLDICMNICFDVFEDKFRTKRMPILKNATTSDPCLLCKPGFMVCLNKNSENSVNNKDYKCINTSQICDGVKDCEDGRDEWYCASINIAVNGVANQSGNKSMTCPHEYFWKRYPKELESIGNICDGVPECLGLADECDLSTDYNEIDGFAKDNGCGNRRPSYCKLAGEIWCIKGAVPLMPAQLCDGIPQCDEGIDEKYCEDTRFSCDVISTLSALKLNISTPDIATRISIEKSKVCDGFADCVDAVDELNCPGHFYCRNAESPFYVEIAQVQDGVRDCTDGSDECPDPTTFKNDPISSQTQLISNGFIRLWLYFIAIPAVCGNFVIILTKTAKILKTSRLSRKLSDVEGFGRRIAIIFGRLISTAQDRKKTVANASALAKCNDVLVLNLAFADILTGFYLIALITKMNKYAGDYCTWDLIWRSSNQCENIGTLVVISVQTSVFIMTTLTSYRLYAVIKPMKAGSIKPIKALCCVLCSWILSVAIAVIPRMDTFRSYFVTSIWFSHPAESSHFLHLSYQEMTKANVIDFLSKACVLTDSRQQNITRELCSSTKVDNWESLSQAVITFLPGVKSMRDFGYYSAHGVCLPALFSRNSNIKSTIGDIYSIFILTLNFVASMYIICAYLVVALRTRRRQKRMMKSSNRTQSEHNDGTSFLNSRTVNKNAGSFAQRKIGSRANHTKDNTTRMNKKIARLVLTNCMCWIPISIIGYIAQFSASLPTWVYSFVAVILLPINSATNPIIYSEIINNSMFKLWRHLTMHFGRKTKNDTMFNLSQLPRGGCESGNFAQTGEHAKLTPQLSNTDKPDTEKQQVKHRSSDNGSKFVVRLSKIGLFLTVKSESASSSSNEKRCAAEEDLYRCESPSMRTANTYIAPVTPEIIRDLDSLAESPLTPGDKSKDKNIAVQN, from the exons ATGGGACTTACTTTTAGCATCtcaaaattgttgttttacGTCTTCGTTGTGTTTATTCTGGAGTGTTATGTAGTTGATCTTTCTTATTCAACTGAGATTATCATACAGCCAAAAGCTGTGATTGTGAAAGATGTGGCCAGTCCTTTTGAATGTATGGATGATGAATTTCAGTGCAAAATTACAGGAAAATGCATCGCGAGAGAGTTG gtTCGGAATGGGATATTTAACTGTGGGGTGAACGACACGAGCGATGAAGATTATCCTCTGGAAAGATGCCATGCCGACGAATTTCGATGCAGAGTGAACGGGCAATGTATTCACAGAACCCATATAAATAGACTG ctaGGGTTGTGCACCGATGGCAGTGATTCGGGAGGAGTTCAAAATTTACCGTGTAGAAAGGACGCCGAATTCAG GTGCCCTCAAGGACGATGCATATCTCGACATTACGTTCGTTCAAGGACTTCAGAATGTCCACGTAGCCACCAAGACGAAGGAGAAGAGTTTGAGTGGCATTGTACAGATAGAGAATTTATGTGCCAAGTAAATGGTCGATGCATACCACGTGAAAAG GTACGTGATCACATGAAGGATTGTTACGACGGAGAAGATGAGAAAGAATCATCGATTTTAAAAGTCTGTGGCAAAAATACAGGAGAATATAGATGTCCTGGAAACGCTCGGCGCTGTATACCTCGACACAAAGTTGGAGACGGAAAAGCGGATTGTAATCGTTTTCGAAACTCCAGCGATGAAATTATTGG AGCAATTGGTTCATGTTCTACATTCGAATTTGCTTGTTTAGCAAGGCAATCcaccaaaaacaaaataattacaaTTCGATGCATTCCGAGGTCATGGGTTAATGATGGCGTCATTCAATGTCCGGATGGCAGTGACGAAAATGCGAAGAAATTGATATGCCACCCGGAAGAACATTCATGTGATAACGGAAGCAGATGTCTTTCTAATAGAAAG GTTTGTGATGGCGTGGTCGATTGCCAAGACTGTTCAGACGAAGCGAATACGTCTCTCTGTCCTGGAGAAATCACCGGGAAGTATTTTGTCTGCCCAGACAGTTTGGAGCTAGGAGATAAATTTTTAAG GAATGGTGTCGTTTCGTCTCATTGCATTCTTcgatcgtatttttgcgatggAAAAATTGACTGTGCCGATGGAAGCGACGAAGAAAATTCGGGTTCAGGAATGAAATGTCGTGTTCACCGTAACAAGAAGG GATCATTCGGTGAAGTTTGCTCTATTCCCCGAAGTCTACTTGACGACGGCGTTGTCGACTGTGCTGATGGATCGGATGAAAGCACTATTATATCGGTCGCCGATAAAAGGGTCACATGTCTTGGTTTTGGCGGGAACCCGGAAAAGAATTCGGATGGAACGATCTTTCAACGCCAAGTTTGTGATGGGGTTTTTGACTGTCCCGATCTGACAGACGAATGTTTGTGCGGAAAAAGAATGTTTAATAATCAAGTTGGACTGGATATATGCATGAACATATGTTTCGATGTTTTCGAAGATAAATTTCGAACAAAACGCATGcccattttaaaaaatgctaCAACTTCCGATCCATGTCTACTTTGCAAACCAGGCTTTATGGTTTGCCTGAAcaaaaattcggaaaattcAGTAAATAATAAGGATTATAAATGCATAAACACAAGTCAAATATGTGATGGAGTAAAGGATTGCGAGGATGGACGTGACGAATGGTATTGTGCTTCTATAAACATAGCCGTAAATGGAGTAGCAAATCAGAGTGGTAACAAATCGATGACATGTCCACACGAATACTTTTGGAAAAG GTATCCTAAGGAACTGGAATCTATTGGGAATATATGTGACGGAGTACCGGAATGCCTTGGCCTTGCTGACGAATGTGACTTGTCAACAGATTATAACGAAATTGATGGGTTTGCCAAAGACAATGGCTGTGGTAATCGAAGACCTTCCTATTGCAAATTAGCTGGTGAAATATG GTGTATAAAGGGAGCTGTCCCTTTAATGCCTGCCCAACTGTGTGATGGTATTCCCCAATGTGATGAAGGAATCGACGAAAAGTATTGCGAAGACACCAGATTCTCATGCGATGTTATTTCCACATTGTCTGCATTGAAACTAAAT ATTTCTACACCCGACATTGCGACTAGGATCAGTATAGAAAAAAGTAAAGTGTGTGATGGATTTGCAGATTGCGTAGATGCAGTCGATGAGTTGAATTGTCCGGGACATTTTTATTGTAGGAATGCTGAGAGTCCATTCTACGTTGAAAT AGCTCAGGTACAAGATGGCGTACGAGATTGTACCGACGGCAGTGACGAATGCCCTGATCCAACGACGTTTAAAAATGACCCGATAAGCTCCCAAACACAACTAATTTCGAATGGTTTTATTCGTCTGTGGCTCTACTTCATTGCTATTCCGGCTGTTTGTGGAAATTTTGTCATCATTCTCACCAAAACAGCAAAGATTTTAAAAACATCGCGATTATCACGGAAATTATCTGACGTTGAAGGCTTTGGGAGAAgaattgcaatcatttttggCAGACTAA TATCAACGGCGCAGGACCGGAAGAAGACTGTGGCTAATGCCAGTGCTTTGGCAAAATGCAACGATGTTCTTGTACTGAATTTAGCATTTGCTGATATTTTAACAGGGTTTTATTTG ATTGCATTGATTacgaaaatgaataaatatgcCGGAGATTACTGTACTTGGGATTTGATATGGAGGAGCAGCAACCAATGTGAAAACATCGGAACTTTGGTCGTAATTTCAGTGCAAACTTCG GTTTTTATTATGACAACACTGACGTCGTACCGACTTTATGCTGTAATTAAACCAATGAAGGCTGGGAGTATAAAACCAATTAAAGCGTTATGTTGTGTTTTATGTTCGTGGATTTTATCTGTGGCAATAGCAGTTATCCCTCGAATGGATACTTTCAGATCTTACTTTGTCACCTCTATATGGTTTTCCCACCCTGCTGAAAGTTCGCACTTTTTGCATTTGTCATACCAAGAGATGACGAAAGCCAACGTTATTGATTTTCTCAGCAAAGCATGTGTGCTCACCGATTCCAGGCAACAGAACATAACACGAGAG CTTTGCAGCAGCACAAAAGTTGACAATTGGGAATCGCTCAGCCAAGCTGTGATAACTTTTCTGCCAGGTGTGAAATCGATGCGTGACTTTGGATACTACAGTGCGCATGGTGTTTGCCTACCAGCATTATTCTCAAGAAACTCCAACATAAAGAGCACAATTGGAGATATATATTCCATTTTTATTCTAACTCTAAACTTCGTTGCAAGCATGTACATTATATGCGCTTATCTGGTTGTTGCACTGCGGACTAGAAGGCGCCAAAAGCGAATGATGAAATCGTCAAACCGCACCCAGAGTGAACACAACGACGGTACCTCTTTCCTAAATTCCCGAACTGTGAATAAAAATGCCGGATCGTTTGCTCAGAGAAAAATAGGCTCACGCGCCAACCATACCAAAGATAACACCACGAGAATGAACAAGAAAATTGCTAGACTTGTCCTTACAAACTGTATGTGCTGGATACCAATTTCTATAATTGGTTATATCGCACAGTTTAGCGCTAGTTTGCCCACATGGGTGTACTCTTTCGTGGCTGTAATTTTGTTACCCATAAACAGTGCGACCAATCCAATCATATATTCAGAAATCATAAACAACAGCATGTTTAAACTCTGGCGACATTTGACAATGCACTTCGGACGTAAAACGAAGAATGATACTATGTTTAACTTGTCGCAGCTTCCCCGAGGTGGATGTGAATCAGGAAACTTCGCACAAACTGGTGAACACGCCAAGCTCACGCCTCAGCTATCTAATACTGACAAACCCGACACGGAAAAACAACAAGTGAAACACAGATCCAGTGACAATGGATCAAAGTTCGTGGTCCGACTAAGCAAAATTGGattgtttttgactgttaagtCGGAATCAGCAAGTAGTTCTTCCAATGAAAAGCGATGTGCAGCAGAGGAAGATTTGTACAGGTGCGAATCCCCATCAATGAGAACGGCGAACACATATATCGCGCCTGTGACTCCAGAAATTATTAGAGACCTAGATTCATTAGCGGAATCCCCATTAACCCCAGGCGACAAATccaaagataaaaatattgccGTTCAGAATTAG
- the LOC120333763 gene encoding uncharacterized protein LOC120333763 isoform X2, with amino-acid sequence MGLTFSISKLLFYVFVVFILECYVVDLSYSTEIIIQPKAVIVKDVASPFECMDDEFQCKITGKCIARELVRNGIFNCGVNDTSDEDYPLERCHADEFRCRVNGQCIHRTHINRLLGLCTDGSDSGGVQNLPCRKDAEFRCPQGRCISRHYVRSRTSECPRSHQDEGEEFEWHCTDREFMCQVNGRCIPREKVRDHMKDCYDGEDEKESSILKVCGKNTGEYRCPGNARRCIPRHKVGDGKADCNRFRNSSDEIIGAIGSCSTFEFACLARQSTKNKIITIRCIPRSWVNDGVIQCPDGSDENAKKLICHPEEHSCDNGSRCLSNRKVCDGVVDCQDCSDEANTSLCPGEITGKYFVCPDSLELGDKFLRNGVVSSHCILRSYFCDGKIDCADGSDEENSGSGMKCRVHRNKKGSFGEVCSIPRSLLDDGVVDCADGSDESTIISVADKRVTCLGFGGNPEKNSDGTIFQRQVCDGVFDCPDLTDECLCGKRMFNNQVGLDICMNICFDVFEDKFRTKRMPILKNATTSDPCLLCKPGFMVCLNKNSENSVNNKDYKCINTSQICDGVKDCEDGRDEWYCASINIAVNGVANQSGNKSMTCPHEYFWKRYPKELESIGNICDGVPECLGLADECDLSTDYNEIDGFAKDNGCGNRRPSYCKLAGEIWCIKGAVPLMPAQLCDGIPQCDEGIDEKYCEDTRFSCDVISTLSALKLNISTPDIATRISIEKSKVCDGFADCVDAVDELNCPGHFYCRNAESPFYVEIAQVQDGVRDCTDGSDECPDPTTFKNDPISSQTQLISNGFIRLWLYFIAIPAVCGNFVIILTKTAKILKTSRLSRKLSDVEGFGRRIAIIFGRLISTAQDRKKTVANASALAKCNDVLVLNLAFADILTGFYLIALITKMNKYAGDYCTWDLIWRSSNQCENIGTLVVISVQTSVFIMTTLTSYRLYAVIKPMKAGSIKPIKALCCVLCSWILSVAIAVIPRMDTFRSYFVTSIWFSHPAESSHFLHLSYQEMTKANVIDFLSKACVLTDSRQQNITREV; translated from the exons ATGGGACTTACTTTTAGCATCtcaaaattgttgttttacGTCTTCGTTGTGTTTATTCTGGAGTGTTATGTAGTTGATCTTTCTTATTCAACTGAGATTATCATACAGCCAAAAGCTGTGATTGTGAAAGATGTGGCCAGTCCTTTTGAATGTATGGATGATGAATTTCAGTGCAAAATTACAGGAAAATGCATCGCGAGAGAGTTG gtTCGGAATGGGATATTTAACTGTGGGGTGAACGACACGAGCGATGAAGATTATCCTCTGGAAAGATGCCATGCCGACGAATTTCGATGCAGAGTGAACGGGCAATGTATTCACAGAACCCATATAAATAGACTG ctaGGGTTGTGCACCGATGGCAGTGATTCGGGAGGAGTTCAAAATTTACCGTGTAGAAAGGACGCCGAATTCAG GTGCCCTCAAGGACGATGCATATCTCGACATTACGTTCGTTCAAGGACTTCAGAATGTCCACGTAGCCACCAAGACGAAGGAGAAGAGTTTGAGTGGCATTGTACAGATAGAGAATTTATGTGCCAAGTAAATGGTCGATGCATACCACGTGAAAAG GTACGTGATCACATGAAGGATTGTTACGACGGAGAAGATGAGAAAGAATCATCGATTTTAAAAGTCTGTGGCAAAAATACAGGAGAATATAGATGTCCTGGAAACGCTCGGCGCTGTATACCTCGACACAAAGTTGGAGACGGAAAAGCGGATTGTAATCGTTTTCGAAACTCCAGCGATGAAATTATTGG AGCAATTGGTTCATGTTCTACATTCGAATTTGCTTGTTTAGCAAGGCAATCcaccaaaaacaaaataattacaaTTCGATGCATTCCGAGGTCATGGGTTAATGATGGCGTCATTCAATGTCCGGATGGCAGTGACGAAAATGCGAAGAAATTGATATGCCACCCGGAAGAACATTCATGTGATAACGGAAGCAGATGTCTTTCTAATAGAAAG GTTTGTGATGGCGTGGTCGATTGCCAAGACTGTTCAGACGAAGCGAATACGTCTCTCTGTCCTGGAGAAATCACCGGGAAGTATTTTGTCTGCCCAGACAGTTTGGAGCTAGGAGATAAATTTTTAAG GAATGGTGTCGTTTCGTCTCATTGCATTCTTcgatcgtatttttgcgatggAAAAATTGACTGTGCCGATGGAAGCGACGAAGAAAATTCGGGTTCAGGAATGAAATGTCGTGTTCACCGTAACAAGAAGG GATCATTCGGTGAAGTTTGCTCTATTCCCCGAAGTCTACTTGACGACGGCGTTGTCGACTGTGCTGATGGATCGGATGAAAGCACTATTATATCGGTCGCCGATAAAAGGGTCACATGTCTTGGTTTTGGCGGGAACCCGGAAAAGAATTCGGATGGAACGATCTTTCAACGCCAAGTTTGTGATGGGGTTTTTGACTGTCCCGATCTGACAGACGAATGTTTGTGCGGAAAAAGAATGTTTAATAATCAAGTTGGACTGGATATATGCATGAACATATGTTTCGATGTTTTCGAAGATAAATTTCGAACAAAACGCATGcccattttaaaaaatgctaCAACTTCCGATCCATGTCTACTTTGCAAACCAGGCTTTATGGTTTGCCTGAAcaaaaattcggaaaattcAGTAAATAATAAGGATTATAAATGCATAAACACAAGTCAAATATGTGATGGAGTAAAGGATTGCGAGGATGGACGTGACGAATGGTATTGTGCTTCTATAAACATAGCCGTAAATGGAGTAGCAAATCAGAGTGGTAACAAATCGATGACATGTCCACACGAATACTTTTGGAAAAG GTATCCTAAGGAACTGGAATCTATTGGGAATATATGTGACGGAGTACCGGAATGCCTTGGCCTTGCTGACGAATGTGACTTGTCAACAGATTATAACGAAATTGATGGGTTTGCCAAAGACAATGGCTGTGGTAATCGAAGACCTTCCTATTGCAAATTAGCTGGTGAAATATG GTGTATAAAGGGAGCTGTCCCTTTAATGCCTGCCCAACTGTGTGATGGTATTCCCCAATGTGATGAAGGAATCGACGAAAAGTATTGCGAAGACACCAGATTCTCATGCGATGTTATTTCCACATTGTCTGCATTGAAACTAAAT ATTTCTACACCCGACATTGCGACTAGGATCAGTATAGAAAAAAGTAAAGTGTGTGATGGATTTGCAGATTGCGTAGATGCAGTCGATGAGTTGAATTGTCCGGGACATTTTTATTGTAGGAATGCTGAGAGTCCATTCTACGTTGAAAT AGCTCAGGTACAAGATGGCGTACGAGATTGTACCGACGGCAGTGACGAATGCCCTGATCCAACGACGTTTAAAAATGACCCGATAAGCTCCCAAACACAACTAATTTCGAATGGTTTTATTCGTCTGTGGCTCTACTTCATTGCTATTCCGGCTGTTTGTGGAAATTTTGTCATCATTCTCACCAAAACAGCAAAGATTTTAAAAACATCGCGATTATCACGGAAATTATCTGACGTTGAAGGCTTTGGGAGAAgaattgcaatcatttttggCAGACTAA TATCAACGGCGCAGGACCGGAAGAAGACTGTGGCTAATGCCAGTGCTTTGGCAAAATGCAACGATGTTCTTGTACTGAATTTAGCATTTGCTGATATTTTAACAGGGTTTTATTTG ATTGCATTGATTacgaaaatgaataaatatgcCGGAGATTACTGTACTTGGGATTTGATATGGAGGAGCAGCAACCAATGTGAAAACATCGGAACTTTGGTCGTAATTTCAGTGCAAACTTCG GTTTTTATTATGACAACACTGACGTCGTACCGACTTTATGCTGTAATTAAACCAATGAAGGCTGGGAGTATAAAACCAATTAAAGCGTTATGTTGTGTTTTATGTTCGTGGATTTTATCTGTGGCAATAGCAGTTATCCCTCGAATGGATACTTTCAGATCTTACTTTGTCACCTCTATATGGTTTTCCCACCCTGCTGAAAGTTCGCACTTTTTGCATTTGTCATACCAAGAGATGACGAAAGCCAACGTTATTGATTTTCTCAGCAAAGCATGTGTGCTCACCGATTCCAGGCAACAGAACATAACACGAGAG GTGTGA